In Drosophila melanogaster chromosome Y, the genomic window tagaaaactttaaatttttgtGTCGGTCAGGTACAAATATTCAACTATCCCGGAATATATATGGCGTTTTTGCCATAAAACCCGTTCCGCCCTCAAAGCAAATTTAGCTCTTTGAGTGGATTTTCCTGAGGCCAGGCTTCTTTGAAGGTTTAAGGACGTAGAACGAGCACATTAATGTCTCATCGACTGACATCATAGCACCTGCATTGTCGAATTCTCCGCAGTAATTTGGTGCAGAAAATATAGTAATTAGTTGTCGCTTTGCAAAGAACTCGTAACCATCCTCAACAACCTGATGTGCACGGCAAATGAGATCAAATTTATGACGGTGCACAAACTTTCCCACTATGTCAGCACCAAAAGTAACACTGACGCCTCGATCGTTGTCGCTCCATCCCATTATCTTTGGATCGGGGTCTGACCATAGGAGGTCGCAAAGTAAACCCTTGTCAGGAACGTCACATGGTCGGGCTAATTGTCCAATTTgattcatatttaataagtCGGGACTGAGACCGCCGtgacaacaaaatattttttcgtCAACGATGGCGGAAACTGGCATGCAACTATAACAGTCGACAAATGTACGCCAAAGTTTTATGGTGTAACGCCGCTTGCACTCATCGTAAAATCCATATATGCGGTTAATTCCAGCCGACTCATGGTTTCCACGAAGGAGAAAAAAGTTTTCAgggtattttattttataggcCAGCAATAGGCACATGGTCTCGATAGATTGTTTGCCGCGGTCCACATAATCTCCAAGAAATAGGTAATTGGACGCTGGTGGGTATCCGCCATAGTCAAACAGCCTCAATAGGTCAGTAAACTGACCATGTATATCACCGCAGATCTTAACCGGTGCGGAAAGCTCGAGGAGCATTGGTTGCGACATAAAAACTTCCCGAGATCTATTACATAATAACCGTATATCCGTTTCAGTTAAATTAAGCTGCTTGAGACGGCGAGTGTCAATAATTCGCAAAATAAGCTGATCAATATTGTTTAATTCCGTTAGGGTCGTCATTTGCAGTGACATATTGCGCTTCTTTGGGGGGTAAAAACCAATGCAAATCAAAATTTTGatattggaaattaaatatatttcatactaAAATAATTGACACTCAATCCAAAATTTTTTGAAACTCCACGCAATGCCAATTTGTTCTTACactttgaatttaaaaagaatTCAGAACGATTTG contains:
- the Pp1-Y2 gene encoding protein phosphatase 1, Y-linked 2 yields the protein MSLQMTTLTELNNIDQLILRIIDTRRLKQLNLTETDIRLLCNRSREVFMSQPMLLELSAPVKICGDIHGQFTDLLRLFDYGGYPPASNYLFLGDYVDRGKQSIETMCLLLAYKIKYPENFFLLRGNHESAGINRIYGFYDECKRRYTIKLWRTFVDCYSCMPVSAIVDEKIFCCHGGLSPDLLNMNQIGQLARPCDVPDKGLLCDLLWSDPDPKIMGWSDNDRGVSVTFGADIVGKFVHRHKFDLICRAHQVVEDGYEFFAKRQLITIFSAPNYCGEFDNAGAMMSVDETLMCSFYVLKPSKKPGLRKIHSKS